GCTTAACTCTTCGAACGGCTGTTCAAATTGAAACTGGTGATCTTCCGTTAACTTCTGAGGAAAAAAGATAAGTTTCTCCTGAAAGGAGTAGATCGCTAAAAACAGCGAGAAGCAGATGACTAAGATGACGGTTGTTACTATGAACAGAACTTTCTTCAACGAAGTTCACTTAAACATGCTGGTCCACCAACACCGGGTTCCCATCCGGATCCAGCACAATAAAACTCGCAGGACCTGTGGTGCTCTCATCAACCTCCGATTCCAGTTTGATCCCTTTGGCTTTTAATTGCTTCTGGATGTCCCGGACATCATCGAAAGGCTCCACCTTATTGGCATTTTCATCCCATCCCGGATTGAAGGTCAGGATGTTTTTTTCGAACATACCCTGGAACAATCCGATGATGGCATGGCCATGCTTCATGATGAGGTAGTTCTTCTCCATATCACCGGCAAAGACTGTGAATCCGAGGTTTTCGTAAAAAGTCCTGGATGCCTGAAGGTCCTTGACGGTAAGACTGAGCGAAAATACGCCTGGATTCATGTCCTTATGTTTTATGCCGGAATTCTCTGTCTTATCAACGTCTGACTTCTATCCGGGCCTACCGATACAATAGAGATCGGGAGTTGAAGCGCCTCTTCCAGATACTCCACATAACCCTGAAGGGCACCGGGTAACTGTCCGGGGTCTGTCAGTTTGGTGAGGTCTGTTTTCCAACCGGGCAGATCCTGGTAAA
The genomic region above belongs to Flavobacteriales bacterium and contains:
- a CDS encoding VOC family protein; translation: MNPGVFSLSLTVKDLQASRTFYENLGFTVFAGDMEKNYLIMKHGHAIIGLFQGMFEKNILTFNPGWDENANKVEPFDDVRDIQKQLKAKGIKLESEVDESTTGPASFIVLDPDGNPVLVDQHV